In Pseudobacter ginsenosidimutans, the following are encoded in one genomic region:
- a CDS encoding SusC/RagA family TonB-linked outer membrane protein, giving the protein MQPTAYVAGKAFYARLQRTKPLLLMKCMIFFLLITISQATAKGWAQTVTYTAKNASIEQALEAVRKQTGYEFFFRASDLKDAKPVTIQSRNMPLEAFLNQLFKDQPVTWEIRNKNIVVTRRPTPTPDRSLTQAAIVVTGRITDTAGHPLQGATISIRGKNNSTTSDQQGLFSLEAATGETLIISYVGFETTTVTVRNEMQPLSILLKPARKLEDEVVVSTGYQRLPRERATGSFGVMNQAAIEKRSNLNILSYLEGQVPGLLTASDGRITIRGQSTMVNANRDPLIVVDGFPIERSVQTINANDVESISVLKDASAASIWGVRAANGVIVIQTKRGQSSRKPLDVNFTSTFSITPVPDFSELPFASSSSFMDFEKFRVDNNLTFFSGKPRPAISPVVDAYLNNPSSVAQLVESLKGNNAYDEFKDLFMHPATRQQYALALSGRGEKTSHRASFSYDKTGTEFKQNIANRFVADLFETVELHPSLRAELGLNYVRNNSSNNGMSYDDLRNLLPYQRIMGDDGSCIPQPNTFYQADKDALVATGYPYNWNYNLLQEFRNKANKTLTNNVTGIVALNYRIMDGIVAHAGYQYESGNTSITNLYNEETWFTRNTVNFSTSIRNNLPVSGIPKGSIYRENNNNFYSHTFRGQLKFDRRLGKSPNHYLTAIAGMEIRELGDKSSTQTKYGYDPQSLQFARVSYTTNYTDVLGATKLIPDETRFIDNRNRFVSFFSNAGYTFNDRYTLNASARLDKTNLFGSSKEYRNVWLWSAGAGWQLHKEHFFDVPVINSLVLRATYGINGNVDRSTSPFLIANVSTDQQTNRPYAYVANPANPLLRWEKTTVTNFGIDFSLLKSRIRGSIEYYNRQSEDLLGDATVNGTYGFNSAYINYASLNNRGVDIRLSGAVLNRELRWITTLNYSYNRNKVTKVDFPQKTVGSYLSVIAQKDKPLDYLYSYRWAGLSDAGVPRVYNEKGEIIDFKTDLADPAALMYEGSSVPPHYGAWINEFSYKRFSVTTNFTFKFGHYFRVPVIQYQSLFSGAVPVRKEWDARWQKQGDENLTNVPAAPTSITGLNVYDKYYQYADINVETASIIRFRELLINYTLPAKISARYPDANIVIGLQARNLASLNFNKADLDPEFQQFVPFSNSLSLPPRPELSLIIRANF; this is encoded by the coding sequence CAGGCGCTTGAGGCAGTGAGAAAACAAACAGGCTATGAATTCTTTTTCCGCGCCTCGGACCTCAAAGACGCTAAACCCGTTACCATTCAAAGCCGCAACATGCCGCTGGAAGCTTTCCTGAACCAGCTGTTCAAAGACCAGCCCGTTACCTGGGAGATCAGGAACAAGAACATAGTAGTAACACGCCGGCCAACGCCTACGCCTGACCGCTCTCTTACACAGGCAGCGATAGTTGTAACCGGTCGTATCACCGATACAGCAGGCCATCCGTTGCAGGGCGCCACCATTTCAATCAGGGGAAAGAACAATAGCACCACCAGTGATCAGCAGGGCCTGTTCAGCCTCGAAGCCGCAACAGGCGAAACCCTGATCATTTCCTATGTTGGATTTGAAACCACTACTGTAACAGTAAGAAATGAAATGCAGCCGCTCTCCATTCTGCTGAAACCCGCCAGGAAACTGGAAGACGAGGTGGTAGTGAGCACCGGTTACCAACGGCTCCCGCGCGAAAGAGCAACTGGTTCTTTCGGAGTGATGAACCAGGCAGCCATTGAAAAAAGAAGCAACCTCAATATCCTAAGCTATCTGGAAGGACAGGTACCAGGACTGCTCACCGCCTCCGACGGCAGGATCACCATCCGCGGACAAAGCACCATGGTGAATGCCAACAGGGATCCCCTGATTGTTGTAGATGGATTTCCTATCGAACGTTCCGTTCAAACCATCAATGCCAATGATGTTGAAAGTATTTCCGTATTGAAAGATGCTTCCGCAGCTTCCATCTGGGGCGTGAGAGCCGCCAACGGAGTGATTGTGATCCAGACGAAAAGAGGACAATCCAGCAGAAAGCCGCTCGATGTCAATTTCACTTCCACTTTTTCCATTACACCTGTTCCCGATTTTTCAGAACTGCCCTTCGCTTCATCATCCTCCTTTATGGATTTCGAAAAATTCAGGGTGGACAATAATCTCACTTTCTTTTCCGGAAAACCCAGACCTGCCATTTCTCCTGTAGTGGACGCTTATCTCAACAATCCTTCTTCAGTTGCACAGCTGGTGGAATCATTGAAGGGCAACAACGCTTATGACGAGTTTAAAGATCTCTTCATGCATCCCGCCACCAGACAGCAATACGCACTGGCATTATCAGGAAGAGGAGAAAAAACATCACACCGCGCTTCATTCAGCTACGATAAAACAGGAACAGAATTCAAACAGAATATCGCCAACCGTTTTGTGGCAGACCTCTTCGAAACAGTTGAGCTGCATCCCTCCCTGCGTGCAGAACTGGGATTGAATTATGTCAGAAATAATTCCAGCAATAATGGAATGAGTTACGATGATCTGCGCAACCTCCTGCCCTATCAAAGGATCATGGGCGATGATGGCTCCTGCATTCCGCAACCAAATACCTTCTACCAGGCCGATAAAGACGCATTGGTGGCAACAGGATATCCGTACAACTGGAATTACAATCTTCTGCAGGAATTCAGGAATAAAGCCAATAAGACCCTTACCAATAATGTTACAGGGATCGTTGCCCTGAACTACAGGATCATGGATGGCATTGTTGCCCACGCAGGTTACCAGTATGAATCAGGCAATACCAGCATCACCAACCTGTACAATGAAGAAACCTGGTTCACCCGCAACACCGTGAATTTCTCTACTTCCATCAGGAACAATCTCCCGGTTTCAGGAATTCCCAAAGGCAGTATCTACCGCGAGAACAACAATAATTTCTATTCACACACTTTCCGCGGCCAGCTGAAATTCGATCGCAGGCTGGGTAAATCACCCAATCATTATCTCACTGCCATCGCAGGCATGGAGATCAGGGAATTGGGCGACAAATCATCCACCCAAACCAAGTACGGTTATGATCCGCAGAGTCTTCAGTTTGCCAGAGTGAGCTACACTACCAACTATACCGATGTGCTCGGCGCCACCAAACTAATCCCCGACGAAACAAGATTTATCGATAACAGAAATCGATTTGTATCTTTTTTCAGTAATGCAGGCTACACTTTCAACGACAGGTATACATTGAATGCCAGCGCCCGCCTTGACAAAACCAATCTCTTCGGCTCCAGCAAAGAATACCGCAATGTATGGCTCTGGTCTGCCGGTGCAGGATGGCAATTGCACAAGGAACATTTCTTTGATGTACCTGTGATCAATTCACTGGTACTGCGCGCCACTTATGGCATTAATGGAAATGTGGACAGAAGCACCAGTCCGTTCCTGATCGCCAATGTTTCCACCGATCAGCAAACCAATCGCCCTTACGCATACGTAGCCAATCCCGCCAATCCATTGCTGCGCTGGGAGAAAACGACTGTTACCAATTTCGGTATCGATTTCAGTTTGCTCAAAAGCCGCATCCGTGGCTCGATTGAATATTACAACAGGCAGAGTGAAGACCTGCTGGGCGATGCTACCGTGAATGGCACTTACGGATTCAACAGCGCTTATATCAACTATGCAAGTCTCAACAACCGTGGCGTTGACATTCGCCTGTCAGGCGCAGTACTAAACAGGGAATTAAGATGGATCACCACCCTGAATTACAGCTACAACAGGAATAAAGTAACCAAAGTGGACTTCCCGCAAAAAACTGTTGGCTCCTACCTGAGCGTGATAGCACAGAAAGACAAGCCGCTTGATTATCTCTACAGTTATCGCTGGGCCGGCCTTTCCGATGCAGGCGTTCCAAGGGTCTACAATGAAAAAGGTGAGATCATCGATTTCAAAACTGATCTGGCTGATCCTGCAGCCCTCATGTATGAAGGTTCCAGCGTTCCACCTCACTATGGTGCATGGATAAATGAATTCAGTTACAAACGTTTTTCCGTAACTACCAATTTCACTTTCAAATTCGGGCATTATTTCAGAGTGCCTGTGATACAGTACCAGTCGTTGTTCTCCGGAGCTGTGCCCGTTCGCAAAGAATGGGATGCGAGATGGCAGAAACAGGGTGATGAGAACCTTACCAATGTTCCCGCTGCTCCCACCAGTATCACAGGTCTGAATGTGTACGACAAATATTACCAGTACGCTGATATCAATGTGGAAACGGCTTCCATCATCCGTTTCAGGGAGCTGCTGATCAATTATACGCTGCCGGCAAAAATTTCAGCGCGCTATCCCGATGCCAATATCGTGATCGGATTGCAGGCAAGGAATCTCGCATCATTGAATTTTAACAAGGCCGATCTCGATCCCGAATTCCAGCAATTTGTGCCCTTTTCCAATTCTCTTTCCCTGCCTCCCCGTCCTGAACTCTCATTGATCATCAGAGCAAACTTTTAA